The DNA region GTTGGTCGGTAACTAAATGTGCCAACACCTCATAAAAGGACTTGGGTTTAAAATCTGCAATCTCGTCATCGCGGCGTACCACTAAGCCCAACAAAGGCGTTTGAACTCTGCCAACTGACAACACCCCTTGATAACCCACTTTACGACCTTGAATGGTGTAAGCACGGGTCATGTTCATGCCATACAGCCAATCAGCACGGCTGCGAGCTAATGCTGAAGTCGATAAAGGAATAAACTCACGATTACTGCGTAACTGCCCTAGCGCTCGTTTAACGGCTTGTGGATTTAAATCACTGATTAATAGCCGCTGAACTTGGTTGAGCTTGTCACCTTTTACGCCTAAATAGGCAATAACTTCATCCACCAGCAATTGCCCCTCACGATCTGGATCGCCAGCATTAATGATCGACGTTGCTTGTTTAACCAGTTTACGTAACACCGTAAGTTGACTGCGTGTTTTAGGTTTAGGCTGTAATTTCCACGTTTGCGGCACTATGGGAAGGTGTTCGAGTTTCCAGGATTTAAAGGCATCATCATAAGCATCTGGCTCGGCTTGCTCTAGTAAATGTCCAATACACCATGACACGCAATCACCATTGGCAGCTGTAATAAAACCATCACCTTTTTTATGTGGCTTTGGCAGAACATCAGCAATAGCGCGACCCAAACTCGGTTTTTCAGCAATATATAGAATCATAATCCATTATTGGGTCGCTAACGTTCAACTGAATGAACTTAATAACGCCACTTAACTGTATAAATTTACAGTATAGATTAGCGCTAAATACGCCAAGCTGCAAATACCAAATAATTATCCACTTTTTTGCTCAAATCATTACAATGCGCAGCTTCACTCTTAAGCATGATAAACAGATGAAACTCGGCCAACGCTTAACACATATCAATAACATGTTCCCCAAGGGTTACAGTCACATTTGGGATTGTTGTTGCGACCATGGATTGCTTGGCGCTGCGTTGCTAGATAAGCAAGCTGCTAACATGATCCATTTTGTCGATATTGTGCCTGCACTAATGCAACAGTTAACCACTAAACTTGAGCGGTTTTATCCGCAACAAACATCTCGTCAATGGCAGGTACATTGTAGTGACGTATCAGCGATACCACTGGAGCAACACCCGCAAACACCTTTGGTGATTATTGCGGGTGTTGGCGGAGATTTGATGATCGAGTTGGTTAATTCGCTTTGCCAACAACATTCTGCACGCAATATCGACTTTATCTTGTGTCCTGTTCATCACCAATATGAACTACGCCAACAACTTATTAAACTTGATTGTGATTTAATTGACGAAAAACTGATTGAAGAAAACCGTCGTTTTTATGAAATTTTGTATGTCCGATATGGTGGCCAGAAACCCCATAAAAACACTAATGAGTTAAATAATAACGACACTAATAACAACATGGATGAGCGCAACACCCGACCAACTATGAGCAATGACAATAGAATTAACCCTGTTGGCGATAAAATATGGCATTCAAACGATCCACACCAACAAGATTTAGTCATACGTTATTTGCATAAAACGCTAGAACATTACAGCAAGATAAACAAATTCAATCCGAATGCAGCGTCACAGGCGCTTGAGTATTATCGCCAAATAAGCATAGAAATGAGGAGCTAGATAGGACTACCTTACGAGTTTGCTTCGTGATGATAAAATCCAGAGTCATTATCAACACATCATTTACTAGTCATTACACTGATTTTTAGACTTGGCTTGGATAGAATCTCGCTGCAAAGCGACTAAGCTCTTAATTCGCGCATAAAAAAACCAGCATAAAATATGCTGGTTTTTATTGGCAAACAATCAGGCTAGCTTATGGATGACACTCGTTGTGCATTTCTAAGTTAGTACCAATGTCTTTTGAGCGATTGGCTTTGGCATCGTCATTACGTAATTGAGTTAAATGATCCAAGTAAGCTTGGTCAACGTCATTGGTAATATAATGACCATCAAATACTGATGTTTCAAAACGTTTAATTTCAGGATTTTCCATTCTTACCGCTTCAATTAAGTCGCTTAAGTCTTGGAAAATAATACCGTCAGCACCAATGATTTTAGCAATTTCATCTGCATCACGACCATGGGCAATAAGCTCATTAGACGTTGGCATATCGATACCATATACGTTCGGGAAACGGATTTCAGGTGCTGCTGAAGCAAAATACACTTTCTTTGCGCCTGCTTCACGTGCCATTTCAATGATTTGCTCAGACGTAGTACCACGAACGATCGAATCATCAACTAACAACACGTTTTTACCTTTAAATTCGGTATTAATCGCGTTTAGCTTACGACGCACAGACTTTTTACGTTCTTGCTGACCGGGCATGATAAAGGTACGGCCGATATAACGGTTTTTAACAAACCCTTGGCGATACGGTAATTCCATACAACGTGCAATTTCTAACGCTATATCGCATGAGGTTTCTGGGATAGGGATAACAACATCAATGTCATGATCTTCCCATTGTTTCTGAATCTTTTTGCCTAACATAGCGCCCATATTTACCCGACTGGCATAAACAGAGATTTTATCGATGCTAGAATCTGGACGTGCAAAATACACGAATTCAAACATACATGGAGCATGGCTTGGATTAACAGCACATTGACGAGTAAATAACTGCCCATCAAGTGAAATATAAATCGCCTCACCAGGTGCTACATCGCGCATGACTTCAAACCCAACAGCATCCAGAGCCACACTCTCTGAGGCCACCATATATTCAGTGCCAGTTGGTGTTTCATGCTTACCAAGTACCAAAGGACGAATGCCAAACGGATCACGAAATGCCACCATCCCTTGGCCTATGATCATTGCCACCACGGCATAAGCACCACGAATATGTGCATGCACTTTAGCTACAGCATCAAATACTTCGTCTGCACTTAAGGTTAAGCTGCGCGTTTCTTGCAACTCATCGGCAAACAGATTTAACAAAACTTCGGAGTCAGAGGTGGTGTTTACATGACGACGCTTTGTCACCAAAACATCTGCTAATTCAATCGTATTGGTCAAGTTACCATTATGGGCTAACGAAATACCAAATGGCGAGTTAACATAAAACGGCTGAGCCTCTGATGCACTCGAGCTGCCAGCGGTAGGATAACGAACATGTCCAATACCGGCATTGCCTTGTAAACGCTGCATATGTTTAGGTTCAAACACATCTTTGACTAAGCCGTTTGCTTTACGTAAACGAAACGCATTCATGTCAACAGTCACAATACCTGCTGCGTCTTGACCACGATGCTGAAGCACAGTTAGTGCATCATAAATGGTCTGATTAACTGTTGATTTTCCTACTATTCCGACGATACCGCACATGGGTAAGGTTCCTCACTGTAAAGTGTTTTAGGTTTAAATTTTGGGTACAAAGCTTGAGGTGTTTTCAAGATAGTTAAAAAACCACTGAATAACCACGCCAAATTCAGGTACAAGTACAGAATCCTGCCACCATTTAGTGTCAGGGAATGCCGTAAAAGCATCCATAAAAAACAGTAATGCGCTAACAATTTAACGCGCCACGAATGGCTCCAAAACACAGGCCTAAAACACGGTCTGTGCCCGATAAACCAGTTTTATCGACTAACTGGCCTAACAAATAATTAGCTAATGCCCCTAGGATCAGGGTAATGATAAAAAGAATGGCAATCGCCACACCGTTTCTGACTAACTCGTCCTGCATTTGAGTTAAATGAGCAGCAAGATCGAGATAAAACTGGCTAGCGATAAAGAAAGCGGCAAACCAAACCACAAGAGACATGGCTTCTTTGGCAAACCCACGGATCAAACTAATAATAGTTGATAATCCAATGACAATAATTATTGCGTAATCAATCCAAACCATAAAGATGGGGATCCGGTATAGGGTTCAAGACGGCGGGATTCTAACAGAGACAGAGATGTTTCTCACCTCCGATTGTACAAATTATTCTTGCGTGATTTAGAACAATCAAATTGTAAATATTTATCACGCACGTAAACTGCCGTCTAAACAGGTTATTGTTCTTGAGGATTATAGGCTACGATTTTGCCTTTTAACCCCGTTAATTTTAATATAGGTTGTTGACGAGCTTTAAGTTTTTCTTCTGACACTTCTGGGCCAACAAACACACGTGTTAATTTACCTTCAACAGGGGTTTTAGGCAGTGTATAAGCGTTAAATCCTGCTTTTCTAAGCTGAATAATCAAAGCTTTCACATTAGTTACATTATTAAAACCGCCCAACTGCAGTGTAAAACCAGCGGTAACGGGAGATTTAGTTTTACTGGCATTTTGTGTCTCAGGTTTTTTCACTGTCGAAATGGCTGAAGCGGACTGTTGAACTACTTGGCTACCCTCTTTTTTGGGTTTATCTTCGCCTAATGCCACGATATCGTTGCTAATATCTTGTGGCTCAGCAATCGTTAGTACTTGGAATTCTTCCACTGAATCGTCGGTATTGCCCGACTTGGCCCCATTTGAAGAACTTGACTGAACTGGACGTAAAGGAATTTCAGTGAATTCCTCGACCACCTGTGTTTTTTTTCCGTCGAGTAAATCAGGTAAAAAAATCACCCCTAAGGCTGCTAATACAATGGTGCCCACCAAACGATTTTGAAATTGACGATTCAAAGCTAATTCCCTTTTTCAACGAAATGACGTTAATGATGGTTTGTACAACCAACGTCTGACATAAATAATGTTTATAAAGATTTAAATCCTGCCACAGTATAAAAAGATCCAAATACAATGACCACATCATTAGCATTTACGGTAGCTTGTATTGCTTGCCATGCGCTACTGATGTCAGTAAATTCGCTGACATGTTGACGGCAATCGTCATTAGGCAGTGCTTGACACAATGCTTGTGCTGATGCGCCGCGAGGATTATTTAAACTCACCATGTTCCAATGACTAACTTGTGCGGCCAATGTGGCCAGTACCGACTTAATGTCTTTATCCTTAAGCATCCCACATAAAGCAATAATACGACGACCTTTATAGACCTGCAATTGCTGCGCTAAATATCTTGCAGCATGCGGATTATGCGCGACATCCAATAATACTAATGGTTGCTCACTCACCTGTTCTAATCGCCCTGCAAGTTGAGCTTGTTGTAAACCTTGGTTAATGTGCTGTTGGCTTATATGTGGCCAAATATGACTTAACAACGCGACAACGCTTGCAGCGTTAGCGAGCGGTAACCTTGGCACTGCTAAATCAGTATAAGACTGTTGCGCTGATTCAAAGTGCCATAATGCTGGTTGATTCTGGTCTTTATGGTAATGAAACTCATGACCAACACGATACAAAGACGTATGAGTCTGATCCGCATATTCAGTCACGCTCATGGGTAAGTCTGGTTCACCAATAATAGCGACACAATTGGGGCGGAATATCCCGGCTTTTTCTCTGCCAACCAGTTCTCGGGTATCACCTAAATATTCTTGGTGATCAAGATCGATAGAGGTCAAAATAGTGGCAGTGGAGTCGATAATATTGGTGGCATCTAATCGACCACCTAAGCCCACTTCAAGAATAATCACATCGACTTTAGCAGCTTTAAACAAATATAAGCCTGCGAGTGTCGCATATTCAAAAAAGGTTAATGAAATATCACCTCGAGCCGTTTCAATGGCACTGAATGCCTCAATAAGAGAGTCATCACTGGCATCTTGTTGATTAATCTGTACTCGTTCATTGTACTGCAATAAATGAGGTGAGCTGTAAACACCAACAGATAAGTCGGCCTGGCGTAAAATAGCGGCAAGCATTGCACAGGTAGTACCTTTGCCATTGGTACCCGCAACGGTAATCACTTTAGCTGGAGCCAAATCGATCACGTCAATACGTTTGGCTACGGCGCTAACTCGCGTTAGGCCCATATCAATTTCACTAGGATGAATTGCCAGCAAATAATCAAGCCATTGATGTAAACTTGATTGTTGATTGGGTACCGTCATTTTAGACTCGATTGACAAAATTCACTACCCTTTGACTTAGGCAAACCTTACAAGGCATTGCGACAAAATAACATTCATTTTGCATCTCAATAAATACGATACAAAGCATCTTAATCGAGCATAAACAAGGGACCGAGACTTAACTTAGGTAATTGAAAGTGCTCTGGGTAAGTCACATCAACCAAATACAAGCCATTCGGTTTAGCTGTGGCTGCTGCTTGTTTGCGATTTTTTACTGCCAAGAGTTGTGTTATCCACTCAATAGGTTGATTGCCTAAACCAATTTGAAGCAGTGAACCGACAATATTACGTACCATATGATGTAAAAATGCATTAGCTTGGATATCTACCATCACATACATGCCTTGGCGAGTCACATTGACTTGATGCACGTTTCGAATGGGAGTATTAGCTTGGCAATGCAAAGCTCTAAAAGTGGTAAAGTCATGTTCGCCGACTAAAAGTTGTGCAGCTTGATGCATCAAGGTTTCATCAATAACGCCGTGATAATGACTAACACCTGCACTTAAAATGCCTGGTCGCAGTTTATGATTATAAATAACGTAGCGATAGCGTCTTGCTGTAGCACTATATCGAGCATGAAAACTATCATCGACTTCTTTTGCCCACCGTACCGCTACGCTGTCTGGTAAATTAGCATTTACACCTTGGGTCCAAGCCGTTATTGGACGCTGAACATTGGTGTCAAAATGAACCACCTGCCCTGTACCATGCACCCCCGTATCAGTCCGTCCGGCACATAATACTTTTATAGGTTCGTTAGCCACAAAACTTAAGGCTTTTTCAATCTGGGCTTGCACTGAATCGACATCGAGTTGGCGCTGCCACCCATAAAAACTACTACCATCATATTCAACACCTAACGCGACCCGCATGCCTATATCCCCTCGTAAATAATCGCGCGCAGTTTACCACAAAAAAACGGCGCATGTATCTGCGCCGTTTGCTTTTCTATGGTTAACATAAGCTTATATTTTACTTATGTAGCATCAATTGTTCCAATTAATTGACTGAGCTAATAGACCTAGTTAACTGAAGCTTTCCAGTAAACTTTTGGCCTCTAGTTTCTGTCGTTCATTGCCGTCCATTTGCACTTCTTTTAACAATGCTCTGGCACTGTCTTGATCTTCAATTTCAATATAGGCTCTAGCTAAATCGAGCTTGGCATTAACAGAGTTTTCTTCATCATCGACATCGACCATATCGGGATTGCCCATAAGCGAATTGGCTGATCCCATATCGATATTAACATCTTTATATTGATCCGTTTTATCGTCATTCTCATCGGCGTCATTTAATAGTTTATCGATATCAATGTAACCATTTTCACGCTCAAAACGCATCAAGTCATCATCAGTGGTTTTAGATTCAACTGATTGACTTTGCTCATTTTGATCCAATGCAGCCAACGCTTCATCGACGGTTAAATTATCATCACTAAGGATATATTCGTCTTCAGAAGTAAAGTCATCATCATTGTCATCTTTTAATGACTGTGAAAATGCCGCCAGTAAATCATCATCATTCACCTCTGGTTCATCGATTTTTTGCTCTTCTGTTGCATATTGTGCAGCATTAAGTAAATCCGATTCCCAATCTAATAATTCAGGCTTAGGTTTACTTGATTTGAGGTCATTAAAAAAGCCTGAATCTTTATTGATTTTTTGTTGTTCTGTAGGCGAAGCAGTATCATCATCCATTTTTGACAGTAAAGCATCAAGGCCATCATCGGCTTCAAATGCCGTAGTTTCTGGTATTTCCTCTGCATCTTGAACTACTTCAATATCATCTTTTTGAGTTAAATTGTTATCAGTAAGATATTCGTCAAATTCAGCAAATAACTCATCATCGTTAATGGGCTCATCACCCCCTAGAACCGTTTCGGGATCGGATGTTGATGGAGCTTGATCATCTTCTTGAAAACTTGCCAATAACGTATTCATATCGTCATCAAGCGAATCATCATCTGATATTGATTCTTCAGCAAATGGAGCCTCTTCTGGCTCAGCAATGATTGAATCTTGTTGTGGGACAATATCTTGAGCTGTTACTTCAGGCTCAACCACAGTCTGGTTAAGGTCTGCTAATAATGCATCAATGTCTTCATCACTGGTGTCACTGTCATCGACATCAATAGCATCGGCAGCATCTTCATCATTTAATTCCGCAGCAATTTGTGCTTGTACTGAGTCGCGGTCAGAGTCGCTTGTTTCTGGCTCGATCTCTGGCTGGTTGAGATCCGCTAATAATGCATCTATGTCTTCGTCGCTGGTGTCACTTTCATCATTAGTATCGGCAACATCTTCATCATTTAATTCTGCAGCAATTTGTGCTTGTACTGAGTCGCGGTCAGAGTCGCTTGTTTCAGGTTCAACCAGATCCGCTAATAACGCATCTATGTCTTCGTCGCTGGTGTCACTTTCATCATTAGTATCGGCAACATCTTCATCATTTAATTCTGCAGCAATTTGTGCTTGTACTGAGTCGCGGTCAGAGTCGTTAGCTTCAGGTTCAACAACAGGCTGGTTGAGATCCGCTAATAACGCATCTATGTCTTCGTCGCTAGTATC from Shewanella polaris includes:
- the purF gene encoding amidophosphoribosyltransferase — translated: MCGIVGIVGKSTVNQTIYDALTVLQHRGQDAAGIVTVDMNAFRLRKANGLVKDVFEPKHMQRLQGNAGIGHVRYPTAGSSSASEAQPFYVNSPFGISLAHNGNLTNTIELADVLVTKRRHVNTTSDSEVLLNLFADELQETRSLTLSADEVFDAVAKVHAHIRGAYAVVAMIIGQGMVAFRDPFGIRPLVLGKHETPTGTEYMVASESVALDAVGFEVMRDVAPGEAIYISLDGQLFTRQCAVNPSHAPCMFEFVYFARPDSSIDKISVYASRVNMGAMLGKKIQKQWEDHDIDVVIPIPETSCDIALEIARCMELPYRQGFVKNRYIGRTFIMPGQQERKKSVRRKLNAINTEFKGKNVLLVDDSIVRGTTSEQIIEMAREAGAKKVYFASAAPEIRFPNVYGIDMPTSNELIAHGRDADEIAKIIGADGIIFQDLSDLIEAVRMENPEIKRFETSVFDGHYITNDVDQAYLDHLTQLRNDDAKANRSKDIGTNLEMHNECHP
- a CDS encoding tRNA (adenine(22)-N(1))-methyltransferase, with product MKLGQRLTHINNMFPKGYSHIWDCCCDHGLLGAALLDKQAANMIHFVDIVPALMQQLTTKLERFYPQQTSRQWQVHCSDVSAIPLEQHPQTPLVIIAGVGGDLMIELVNSLCQQHSARNIDFILCPVHHQYELRQQLIKLDCDLIDEKLIEENRRFYEILYVRYGGQKPHKNTNELNNNDTNNNMDERNTRPTMSNDNRINPVGDKIWHSNDPHQQDLVIRYLHKTLEHYSKINKFNPNAASQALEYYRQISIEMRS
- a CDS encoding SPOR domain-containing protein, with amino-acid sequence MNRQFQNRLVGTIVLAALGVIFLPDLLDGKKTQVVEEFTEIPLRPVQSSSSNGAKSGNTDDSVEEFQVLTIAEPQDISNDIVALGEDKPKKEGSQVVQQSASAISTVKKPETQNASKTKSPVTAGFTLQLGGFNNVTNVKALIIQLRKAGFNAYTLPKTPVEGKLTRVFVGPEVSEEKLKARQQPILKLTGLKGKIVAYNPQEQ
- the folC gene encoding bifunctional tetrahydrofolate synthase/dihydrofolate synthase encodes the protein MTVPNQQSSLHQWLDYLLAIHPSEIDMGLTRVSAVAKRIDVIDLAPAKVITVAGTNGKGTTCAMLAAILRQADLSVGVYSSPHLLQYNERVQINQQDASDDSLIEAFSAIETARGDISLTFFEYATLAGLYLFKAAKVDVIILEVGLGGRLDATNIIDSTATILTSIDLDHQEYLGDTRELVGREKAGIFRPNCVAIIGEPDLPMSVTEYADQTHTSLYRVGHEFHYHKDQNQPALWHFESAQQSYTDLAVPRLPLANAASVVALLSHIWPHISQQHINQGLQQAQLAGRLEQVSEQPLVLLDVAHNPHAARYLAQQLQVYKGRRIIALCGMLKDKDIKSVLATLAAQVSHWNMVSLNNPRGASAQALCQALPNDDCRQHVSEFTDISSAWQAIQATVNANDVVIVFGSFYTVAGFKSL
- the truA gene encoding tRNA pseudouridine(38-40) synthase TruA, yielding MRVALGVEYDGSSFYGWQRQLDVDSVQAQIEKALSFVANEPIKVLCAGRTDTGVHGTGQVVHFDTNVQRPITAWTQGVNANLPDSVAVRWAKEVDDSFHARYSATARRYRYVIYNHKLRPGILSAGVSHYHGVIDETLMHQAAQLLVGEHDFTTFRALHCQANTPIRNVHQVNVTRQGMYVMVDIQANAFLHHMVRNIVGSLLQIGLGNQPIEWITQLLAVKNRKQAAATAKPNGLYLVDVTYPEHFQLPKLSLGPLFMLD